A stretch of the Thunnus thynnus chromosome 7, fThuThy2.1, whole genome shotgun sequence genome encodes the following:
- the mrps23 gene encoding 28S ribosomal protein S23, mitochondrial isoform X1 yields MAGSRLERFGTVFTRIRDLMRSGVIQPAEKPIWYDVYKAFPPKRDPLHVKQHTRACTQKQETVPEIFYREDEVRAKFYDHYGTGPRPLDLFKSNFVSTSQRFADKYAELKSQSRLDDSALFEETVKALLTEKIVLRRRGAPVVSAESRDPVLKLKLTDMLTEQQSVCVDSKGTTEHTTP; encoded by the exons GATTCGAGATCTGATGCGCTCTGGAGTCATACAGCCTGCAGAGAAACCCATCTGGTACGATGTATACAAGGCTTTTCCACCAAAAAGGGACCCACTTCATGTGAAGCAACATACCAGAGCCTGCACCCAGAAACAGGAGACTGTGCCTGAAATATTCTACAGAGAGGATGAAGTTCGAGC GAAGTTCTATGACCACTATGGGACGGGTCCTCGGCCTCTTGATCTATTCAAATCAAACTTTGTTTCTACAAGTCAGAG GTTTGCAGACAAGTATGCAGAGTTAAAGAGCCAGAGCAGGTTGGATGACTCTGCCCTGTTTGAGGAGACTGTGAAAGCTTTACTCACAGAGAAGATAGTGCTGAGAAGGAGAGGAGCTCCAGTG GTGTCAGCAGAGTCCAGGGATCCAGTGCTCAAGCTGAAGTTAACAGACATGTTGACAGAGCAGCAGTCAGTCTGTGTTGACAGCAAGGGGACAACGGAACACACCACACCATAG
- the mrps23 gene encoding 28S ribosomal protein S23, mitochondrial isoform X2, which translates to MAGSRLERFGTVFTRIRDLMRSGVIQPAEKPIWYDVYKAFPPKRDPLHVKQHTRACTQKQETVPEIFYREDEVRAFADKYAELKSQSRLDDSALFEETVKALLTEKIVLRRRGAPVVSAESRDPVLKLKLTDMLTEQQSVCVDSKGTTEHTTP; encoded by the exons GATTCGAGATCTGATGCGCTCTGGAGTCATACAGCCTGCAGAGAAACCCATCTGGTACGATGTATACAAGGCTTTTCCACCAAAAAGGGACCCACTTCATGTGAAGCAACATACCAGAGCCTGCACCCAGAAACAGGAGACTGTGCCTGAAATATTCTACAGAGAGGATGAAGTTCGAGC GTTTGCAGACAAGTATGCAGAGTTAAAGAGCCAGAGCAGGTTGGATGACTCTGCCCTGTTTGAGGAGACTGTGAAAGCTTTACTCACAGAGAAGATAGTGCTGAGAAGGAGAGGAGCTCCAGTG GTGTCAGCAGAGTCCAGGGATCCAGTGCTCAAGCTGAAGTTAACAGACATGTTGACAGAGCAGCAGTCAGTCTGTGTTGACAGCAAGGGGACAACGGAACACACCACACCATAG